The following coding sequences are from one Nodularia sp. LEGE 06071 window:
- the rplP gene encoding 50S ribosomal protein L16, giving the protein MLSPKRTKFRKQQRGRMQGLATRGCNIDFGDFALQAQEPSWITARQIEASRRAMTRYIRRGGQIWIRIFPDKPITMRPAETRMGSGKGSPEYWVAVVKPGRIMFEIAGVTEEIAREAMRLASNKLPIKTKFIVRSQPKEQE; this is encoded by the coding sequence ATGTTAAGTCCTAAAAGAACTAAATTCCGCAAACAACAGCGCGGACGGATGCAAGGCCTAGCTACCCGTGGCTGCAACATTGATTTTGGTGATTTCGCCCTCCAAGCTCAAGAACCATCTTGGATTACTGCCCGGCAAATTGAAGCTTCCCGTCGGGCAATGACCCGTTATATTCGTCGGGGTGGACAAATCTGGATTCGGATTTTCCCTGATAAACCGATAACCATGCGCCCAGCTGAAACCCGGATGGGTTCAGGTAAAGGTTCTCCAGAGTATTGGGTAGCCGTAGTCAAGCCCGGACGCATTATGTTTGAAATCGCTGGTGTTACTGAAGAAATCGCTCGTGAAGCGATGCGTTTGGCTTCAAACAAGCTGCCGATTAAAACTAAGTTTATTGTGCGTTCTCAACCAAAGGAGCAGGAGTAG
- the rpsS gene encoding 30S ribosomal protein S19, with amino-acid sequence MGRSLKKGPFVADHLLTKIEKLNAKNEKQVIKTWSRASTILPLMIGHTIAVHNGRQHVPVFVNEQMVGHKLGEFAPTRTYRGHGKSDKKAGR; translated from the coding sequence ATGGGTCGTTCTTTAAAAAAAGGGCCTTTTGTGGCCGATCACTTGCTGACAAAGATTGAAAAGCTCAACGCTAAAAACGAAAAACAAGTTATCAAAACTTGGTCGAGAGCTTCGACAATTTTGCCCTTAATGATAGGTCATACCATCGCTGTTCACAACGGTCGTCAACACGTTCCGGTTTTTGTGAACGAGCAAATGGTAGGACACAAGTTGGGAGAGTTCGCCCCCACACGTACCTACAGAGGTCATGGGAAGAGTGATAAAAAAGCAGGGAGATAG
- the rpsQ gene encoding 30S ribosomal protein S17 — protein sequence MAIKERVGLVVSDKMQKTVVVAIENRSPHPKYGKIMVKTRRYKVHDEDNQCKVGDRVRIQETRPLSKTKRWQVKDILNTKATV from the coding sequence ATGGCTATCAAAGAACGAGTCGGCTTGGTAGTGAGCGACAAAATGCAAAAAACTGTAGTAGTTGCTATAGAAAATCGCTCTCCCCACCCCAAGTACGGCAAAATCATGGTTAAAACCCGTCGTTATAAAGTTCACGACGAAGACAATCAATGCAAAGTGGGCGATCGCGTGCGGATTCAAGAAACTAGACCTTTGAGCAAAACCAAACGCTGGCAAGTCAAAGATATCTTGAATACTAAAGCAACAGTGTAA
- a CDS encoding DUF3172 domain-containing protein — MRRKSTGRPATTSKSSALQSPLFNISTIAILAGVLVLGIGIGIAFSSTTTLTPSNVASREFIDNRAPNPEICVQNGASAMVMDARLFVTLNPFNVYVAQPSMRPGCVLRQNNWAILEQRNLVTSNQVRECKNRLNTFGFTGTLESENPDIRCIYQNQAAQNFFTSQPGAVTQPQETDRF, encoded by the coding sequence ATGAGACGTAAATCTACTGGTAGACCGGCTACTACTTCTAAATCTTCGGCTTTACAATCCCCTTTGTTCAATATCTCTACTATCGCCATTTTGGCAGGGGTACTGGTATTGGGCATTGGAATTGGGATTGCCTTTAGCTCCACAACCACTTTAACGCCATCAAATGTGGCTTCTCGTGAATTCATTGACAATAGAGCGCCAAACCCGGAAATTTGCGTGCAGAATGGAGCTAGCGCAATGGTGATGGACGCGAGACTGTTCGTAACTCTCAACCCGTTTAATGTCTATGTGGCTCAACCAAGTATGCGTCCTGGGTGCGTTCTCCGGCAAAATAACTGGGCAATTTTAGAGCAGCGCAACCTTGTGACATCTAACCAGGTAAGAGAATGTAAGAATCGCCTGAACACTTTCGGCTTTACAGGTACTTTGGAAAGTGAAAACCCTGATATCAGATGTATCTACCAAAATCAGGCCGCTCAAAACTTCTTTACATCTCAACCAGGAGCCGTTACACAACCTCAAGAAACAGATAGATTTTAG
- the rplX gene encoding 50S ribosomal protein L24, producing the protein MANRKEKPKVFYKMHVKTGDTVQVIAGKDKGKVGEIVQALPQLSKVIIKGVNMKTKHVKPQQEGESGKIVTQEFPIHSSNVMLYSSKQNVTSRVCYTFTAEGKKVRMLKKTGEILNN; encoded by the coding sequence ATGGCGAACCGTAAGGAAAAGCCGAAAGTATTCTATAAAATGCACGTCAAAACTGGTGATACCGTGCAAGTAATTGCAGGTAAAGACAAAGGCAAAGTTGGCGAAATAGTCCAAGCACTACCCCAACTGAGCAAAGTCATTATCAAAGGTGTCAACATGAAGACTAAGCACGTGAAACCCCAGCAAGAAGGGGAATCAGGTAAGATTGTCACCCAGGAATTTCCCATCCATAGTTCCAACGTGATGCTCTACTCCAGCAAGCAAAACGTCACTAGTCGTGTTTGTTACACCTTCACCGCAGAAGGTAAAAAAGTGAGAATGCTGAAAAAAACAGGTGAAATTCTCAATAATTAG
- a CDS encoding AMIN domain-containing protein, with protein MCKGLSIRQFWQSRHHLLGLYAVITLQAGSSIAAPVARLDDWRFYPEAVQLEINLSASITPKYFYLAEPPRLVVDLPNTQLGNVPTIQNYFGAIQRIRVSQLNDTVTRIVLDLAAGNFIDSKQVQLQPVSRQNPTRWVLRPTITNYTPPTQLGNFQSLPNQVPSNYQQLPSTLYPITPNSQQPFVTVPPLNPSNSSQLPAYILPPPSFPQQPNNLNSIPSQTSPNFSVPITPNYQPNVSNIQVIEFGQPLPKPNY; from the coding sequence ATGTGTAAAGGACTAAGCATTAGGCAATTTTGGCAAAGTCGCCATCATTTGTTGGGCTTGTATGCAGTAATTACCCTGCAAGCTGGTAGTAGTATCGCCGCACCAGTGGCCAGATTAGATGATTGGCGCTTTTACCCAGAAGCTGTACAACTAGAAATTAACCTCTCAGCCAGCATCACTCCTAAGTATTTTTATTTAGCTGAACCGCCTCGCTTAGTTGTGGATCTGCCAAATACGCAGTTAGGTAACGTTCCCACTATCCAAAATTATTTTGGAGCAATTCAAAGAATTCGTGTTTCCCAATTAAATGACACTGTAACTCGAATTGTTCTGGATTTAGCAGCCGGAAATTTTATAGATTCTAAGCAAGTACAACTACAACCAGTTTCCCGACAAAACCCCACGCGCTGGGTGTTACGTCCTACGATTACTAATTATACTCCCCCTACACAACTGGGAAATTTTCAGTCTTTACCCAACCAAGTCCCAAGTAATTATCAACAGTTACCCAGCACCTTATATCCCATAACTCCTAACTCACAGCAACCCTTTGTAACTGTACCTCCCCTAAATCCTAGCAATTCATCTCAATTACCCGCTTATATTCTTCCTCCACCTAGTTTTCCCCAGCAACCCAATAATTTAAATAGCATTCCCTCTCAAACAAGTCCTAATTTTTCAGTTCCGATTACCCCCAACTATCAACCCAATGTGTCAAATATACAAGTGATTGAGTTTGGTCAACCCCTTCCCAAACCCAACTATTAA
- the rplN gene encoding 50S ribosomal protein L14 codes for MIQPQTYLNVADNSGAKKIMCIRVLGAGNRRYGFIGDKIIAVVKDAIPNMAVKKSDVIEAVIVRTRHSIRRDSGMTIRFDDNAAVIINKDGNPRGTRVFGPVARELREKSFTKIVSLAPEVL; via the coding sequence GTGATTCAACCCCAGACTTACCTGAATGTCGCAGATAATAGCGGTGCCAAGAAGATTATGTGCATCCGTGTATTAGGCGCTGGTAACAGACGTTATGGCTTTATCGGCGACAAAATTATCGCCGTTGTCAAAGATGCCATTCCTAACATGGCTGTGAAAAAGTCAGATGTAATCGAAGCAGTGATTGTCCGCACCCGTCATAGTATCCGCCGTGATAGTGGTATGACCATTCGTTTTGACGATAACGCTGCCGTGATTATCAACAAAGATGGTAATCCCAGAGGTACACGGGTTTTTGGCCCAGTTGCCCGCGAATTACGTGAAAAGAGCTTCACCAAAATTGTTTCTCTGGCTCCGGAGGTACTGTAA
- the rplC gene encoding 50S ribosomal protein L3, whose product MSVGILGTKLGMTQVFDESGVSIPVTVVQAGPCTVTQVKTKQTDGYTAIQLGYGEVKPKALNRPLLGHLAKSSAPALRHLNEYLTDTPNDYALGQELKADIFSEGQIVDVVGTSIGRGFAGNQKRNNFSRGPMSHGSKNHRAPGSIGAGTTPGRVYPGKRMAGRLGGTRVTIRKLTVIRVDLERNLLLIKGAIPGKPGSLVNILPAKKVGK is encoded by the coding sequence GTGTCTGTAGGTATTCTCGGCACCAAACTGGGCATGACCCAAGTCTTTGACGAATCAGGAGTATCCATTCCTGTAACCGTAGTTCAAGCGGGACCATGCACTGTTACACAAGTTAAAACGAAACAGACCGACGGTTATACCGCCATCCAACTTGGATATGGCGAAGTTAAACCCAAGGCGCTGAATAGACCTCTGCTGGGTCACTTGGCAAAATCATCTGCACCAGCTTTGCGACATTTAAACGAATATCTCACAGATACCCCTAATGATTATGCTTTAGGTCAAGAACTCAAAGCAGATATTTTTAGCGAAGGTCAAATTGTCGATGTAGTCGGTACCAGTATTGGTCGTGGTTTTGCGGGTAACCAGAAGCGCAACAACTTTAGCCGTGGTCCCATGTCTCATGGTTCAAAAAACCATAGAGCGCCGGGTTCCATTGGTGCAGGTACAACCCCAGGTCGTGTTTATCCAGGTAAACGGATGGCAGGGCGTTTGGGTGGTACTCGCGTGACAATTCGCAAGTTGACTGTGATACGAGTAGACCTGGAACGGAACTTATTGCTAATTAAAGGAGCCATTCCTGGTAAACCGGGGTCCTTAGTGAATATTCTGCCTGCAAAGAAAGTTGGTAAGTAG
- a CDS encoding NAD(P)H-quinone oxidoreductase subunit N codes for MALITTGNAFIRDLEKFGSLGVYVPLEGGFEGRYRRRLRAAGYANLHITARGLGDVAAYLTGVHGVRPPHLGKKSTGSGAAVGYVYYIPPIVTYNLEQLPPKSKGLVLWIIEGQILADQEVEFLTTLPSLEPRVKVVVERGGDRAFRWKSLKDTYSASYLAV; via the coding sequence ATGGCACTGATTACCACTGGCAACGCTTTCATCCGCGATTTGGAGAAATTTGGTTCCCTTGGTGTTTATGTACCTCTGGAAGGAGGTTTTGAAGGTCGATATCGCCGCCGTTTGCGGGCTGCTGGCTATGCGAATCTTCATATTACTGCTAGGGGACTGGGCGACGTAGCTGCCTATCTCACAGGAGTTCATGGTGTGAGACCACCTCACCTGGGTAAAAAAAGCACTGGTAGTGGTGCGGCGGTGGGTTATGTGTATTACATACCACCGATTGTTACTTATAATCTGGAACAGCTACCACCAAAGTCAAAGGGTTTGGTGTTGTGGATTATTGAAGGGCAGATTCTAGCGGATCAGGAGGTTGAGTTTTTAACAACTTTGCCTAGCTTGGAACCGAGAGTAAAAGTAGTAGTTGAGAGAGGAGGCGATCGCGCTTTCCGTTGGAAATCTCTCAAAGATACATACTCTGCCAGCTATTTAGCTGTGTAA
- the rplE gene encoding 50S ribosomal protein L5, whose translation MPTTRLKNLYQETIVPKLISQFQYTNVHQVPKVIKITINRGLGEAAQNAKSLEASLNEIAVITGQKPVVTRAKKAIAGFKIREGMPVGIMVTLRSERMYAFLDRLISLSLPRIRDFRGISPKSFDGRGNYTLGVREQLIFPEVEYDSIDQIRGMDISIITTAKNDEEGRALLKEMGMPFRDQ comes from the coding sequence ATGCCGACAACAAGACTCAAAAACTTATACCAAGAGACAATCGTCCCTAAACTGATTAGTCAGTTTCAATACACCAATGTACATCAAGTACCAAAGGTGATCAAGATTACGATTAACCGCGGTTTAGGCGAAGCGGCTCAAAATGCTAAGTCGCTAGAAGCGTCTTTAAATGAAATTGCGGTAATCACTGGTCAAAAACCAGTAGTGACGCGGGCGAAAAAGGCGATCGCTGGCTTTAAAATTCGTGAGGGGATGCCCGTAGGCATTATGGTCACCCTCAGAAGCGAACGAATGTATGCTTTTCTTGACAGATTAATTAGCTTGTCATTACCCAGAATTAGAGACTTTCGGGGCATTAGTCCTAAAAGTTTTGACGGTCGCGGTAACTACACCCTGGGTGTGAGAGAACAACTAATTTTTCCAGAAGTCGAGTACGACAGCATCGATCAAATCCGTGGTATGGATATTTCCATCATCACAACAGCGAAAAACGACGAAGAGGGTCGCGCCTTACTTAAAGAAATGGGAATGCCCTTTCGCGATCAATAA
- a CDS encoding 50S ribosomal protein L23, translating to MPKFDPRNLADLVRRPIVTEKATILMEQNKYTFEVAPKSTKPQIKAAIEDLFQVKIVKINTMMPPRKQRRVGKFIGYKPQYKRAIVTVAPGDEEKIRQVLFPEV from the coding sequence GTGCCTAAGTTTGACCCCCGCAACCTTGCCGACTTAGTGCGTCGCCCCATAGTGACTGAAAAGGCGACTATCCTGATGGAGCAAAATAAATATACTTTTGAAGTGGCTCCCAAGTCCACCAAGCCACAAATAAAAGCGGCAATTGAAGACCTATTTCAGGTCAAGATCGTCAAAATTAATACCATGATGCCACCACGTAAACAGCGTCGTGTTGGTAAATTTATTGGTTATAAGCCCCAATACAAGCGAGCTATCGTCACTGTAGCCCCTGGGGACGAAGAGAAAATTAGACAAGTTCTATTCCCAGAGGTATAA
- the nrtS gene encoding nitrate/nitrite transporter NrtS translates to MSRERWISATISYLVPYCVNIHGQYVSVYRSTQAKKFK, encoded by the coding sequence ATGAGTCGCGAACGTTGGATATCTGCAACCATAAGTTACCTAGTTCCCTATTGCGTTAATATTCATGGTCAATACGTTAGTGTTTATCGTTCAACTCAAGCTAAAAAATTCAAATAA
- the rpmC gene encoding 50S ribosomal protein L29: MPLPKISEAREFSDEQLVEQILAVKKQLFQLRLQKATRQLEKPHQFRHARHRLSQLLTVETERKRAASQPAKEEQ; encoded by the coding sequence ATGCCTCTTCCCAAGATTTCAGAAGCTAGAGAATTCAGCGACGAACAACTAGTTGAGCAAATTCTCGCTGTGAAAAAACAACTGTTTCAGTTGCGCTTGCAAAAAGCTACAAGACAACTAGAAAAGCCTCATCAGTTCCGACACGCCCGACATCGCCTATCCCAGTTGCTGACTGTCGAGACTGAACGCAAACGGGCAGCAAGTCAACCGGCTAAAGAAGAACAATAG
- a CDS encoding GDSL-type esterase/lipase family protein, with amino-acid sequence MQTFELSSSMQLVEPPKQCQPLKIIALGDSLVYGFGDPEKGGWVEQLRRWWMLPDSSGHVLYNLGVRGDRTQQVAQRLEVEFRHRGELRNRLPDMIILSVGVNDTARLTRPHGRNHTDFALFESEITALLEQAQQLCPVLFVGMVPVDEAKMPFLDCFYYNHSDQYRYKEATKLACSQRQIPYLDIFDKWMARDEFWRLQRLSADGLHPNTLGYQTLLEDVINWQPLTAYH; translated from the coding sequence ATGCAAACATTCGAGCTTTCTTCCTCAATGCAGCTGGTAGAACCACCCAAACAATGTCAGCCTTTGAAGATTATCGCACTGGGGGATAGCTTAGTATATGGCTTTGGCGACCCAGAAAAAGGCGGTTGGGTTGAGCAACTCCGGCGGTGGTGGATGTTACCCGATAGTTCTGGTCATGTATTATATAATTTGGGAGTTAGAGGCGATCGCACACAACAAGTAGCACAAAGGCTAGAAGTAGAATTTCGCCATCGGGGTGAACTCCGAAATCGTCTTCCCGACATGATTATCCTCTCCGTCGGTGTCAATGATACAGCCCGATTAACACGTCCCCACGGACGAAATCATACAGATTTTGCCCTATTTGAATCTGAAATCACTGCTTTACTAGAACAAGCACAGCAACTCTGTCCCGTGTTATTTGTGGGGATGGTTCCAGTCGATGAAGCCAAAATGCCGTTTCTAGATTGCTTTTATTACAATCACAGCGACCAATACCGTTATAAAGAAGCGACTAAACTAGCTTGCAGTCAACGGCAAATTCCTTATTTAGATATTTTCGACAAATGGATGGCGCGGGATGAATTTTGGCGGTTGCAACGCTTAAGTGCAGATGGTCTTCACCCCAACACCCTCGGCTATCAAACTTTGTTAGAAGATGTAATTAATTGGCAACCACTAACAGCCTATCACTAA
- the rpsC gene encoding 30S ribosomal protein S3 — translation MGQKIHPVGFRLGITREHQSRWFAIPERYPELLQEDYKLRKYIDQKLGKLAQNNAGISEVRIERKADQIDLEVRTARPGVVVGRGGQGIESLRLGLQEVLGGNRQIRINVVEVQKVDADASLIGEYIAQQLERRVSFRRVVRQAIQRAQRAGVQGIKIQVSGRLNGAEIARTEWTREGRVPLHTLRADIDYAYCTAKTIYGILGIKVWVFKGEIIPGQEETPAPPSTRDREREPRRRQQQRRRQQFEDRSNEG, via the coding sequence GTGGGACAGAAGATTCATCCAGTTGGTTTTCGCCTGGGTATTACGCGTGAGCATCAATCTCGTTGGTTTGCAATTCCTGAGCGCTATCCAGAACTTTTACAAGAAGACTACAAACTGCGTAAGTACATAGATCAAAAGCTGGGTAAACTGGCTCAAAACAACGCCGGAATTTCCGAAGTTAGAATTGAGCGCAAAGCCGACCAAATCGACTTAGAAGTACGCACAGCTAGACCTGGTGTAGTTGTCGGTCGTGGTGGACAAGGTATTGAATCACTGCGCCTTGGACTACAAGAAGTGCTGGGTGGTAATCGGCAAATTCGCATTAACGTAGTCGAAGTTCAAAAAGTTGATGCTGATGCCTCCCTAATTGGCGAATACATTGCTCAACAGTTAGAAAGACGTGTTTCGTTTCGGCGAGTAGTACGCCAAGCTATTCAGCGCGCTCAACGTGCTGGTGTTCAAGGCATTAAAATTCAAGTCAGTGGTCGGCTCAACGGTGCAGAAATTGCCCGGACAGAGTGGACTCGTGAAGGTAGAGTACCTTTACATACCTTACGGGCTGATATTGACTACGCTTACTGCACAGCCAAAACAATTTACGGGATTCTGGGTATCAAAGTATGGGTGTTCAAAGGAGAAATTATTCCAGGACAAGAAGAAACTCCAGCCCCACCCAGCACACGCGATCGCGAACGTGAACCTCGTCGCCGTCAACAACAACGTCGTCGTCAGCAATTTGAAGACCGTTCTAATGAAGGATAG
- the rplB gene encoding 50S ribosomal protein L2: MGTRSYRPYTPSTRQVTVSDFAEITKSKPEKSLTEYVHRPKGRNNQGRITSRRRGGGHKQMYRIIDFKRDKRNIPAQVIAIEYDPNRNARIALVLYQDGEKRYILHPNKLPVGATIIAGPDSPFEDGNALPLLNIPLGTSVHNVELTPGKGGQIVRAAGANAQVVAKEGQYVTLKLPSGEVRMIRRECYATIGQVGNTDARNLSAGKAGRNRWKGRRPKVRGSVMNPVDHPHGGGEGRAPIGRPGPVTPWGKPTLGAKTRKPKKASSKLIVRRRRKSSKRGRGGRQS, from the coding sequence ATGGGTACTCGTTCTTATCGTCCTTATACCCCTAGTACACGCCAAGTTACTGTTTCCGACTTTGCCGAAATTACCAAATCAAAGCCGGAAAAATCTTTAACAGAATACGTGCATCGCCCCAAAGGTCGTAACAACCAAGGGCGCATCACCAGCCGTCGTCGGGGTGGCGGACACAAACAAATGTACCGGATCATTGACTTTAAACGGGATAAACGTAATATTCCCGCCCAAGTCATAGCCATTGAATACGATCCCAACCGGAATGCGCGGATCGCCCTGGTGTTATATCAAGATGGCGAAAAGCGTTACATTCTTCACCCCAATAAGTTGCCAGTGGGTGCAACAATTATTGCCGGTCCTGATTCTCCCTTTGAAGATGGCAATGCTTTGCCACTTTTGAATATTCCCTTGGGTACAAGCGTACACAACGTAGAACTAACACCTGGTAAAGGCGGACAAATTGTCCGGGCTGCTGGTGCTAACGCTCAAGTTGTAGCCAAAGAAGGTCAGTATGTCACACTGAAATTACCTTCGGGAGAAGTGCGGATGATTCGGCGGGAATGCTACGCCACCATCGGACAAGTAGGTAACACCGACGCGAGAAACTTAAGTGCTGGTAAAGCCGGACGTAATCGTTGGAAGGGTCGCCGTCCGAAGGTTAGAGGTAGTGTCATGAACCCCGTGGATCACCCACATGGTGGTGGTGAGGGTAGAGCGCCTATTGGTAGACCAGGCCCTGTAACACCTTGGGGTAAACCTACTTTGGGTGCGAAGACACGCAAACCCAAGAAAGCCAGCAGCAAATTGATCGTGCGTCGCCGCCGCAAATCTTCTAAACGTGGTCGTGGTGGTCGTCAATCATAG
- the rplD gene encoding 50S ribosomal protein L4, with translation MVETVVKNWQGEQVGETTFELRVAKESTASHIVHRALVRQMANSRQGTASTKTRSEVRGGGRKPWRQKGTGRARAGSIRSPLWRGGGVIFGPKPRDYNLKLNRKERRLALRTALVSRADDLIVVEDFSNELSRPKTKELVSALARWGAAPGSKALLIMPAISSADNVYLSARNIENLKLIAADQLNVYDLLHADKIVITASALAKIQEVYSA, from the coding sequence ATGGTTGAAACCGTAGTAAAAAATTGGCAAGGAGAACAAGTCGGCGAGACGACCTTTGAGTTACGAGTTGCTAAAGAATCAACAGCATCTCATATTGTGCATAGAGCCTTGGTCAGACAAATGGCCAACTCTCGCCAAGGAACTGCGAGTACAAAAACTCGTTCCGAAGTTAGAGGTGGTGGTCGTAAACCTTGGCGGCAAAAAGGCACAGGTCGCGCTCGTGCAGGTTCTATTCGTTCACCACTGTGGCGTGGTGGTGGTGTAATCTTTGGGCCAAAACCCAGGGACTATAACCTGAAATTAAACCGCAAAGAACGACGTTTAGCACTGCGAACTGCACTAGTTAGTCGTGCCGACGATTTGATTGTGGTAGAAGATTTTAGCAACGAGTTATCTCGCCCCAAGACCAAAGAATTAGTGTCAGCACTAGCTCGTTGGGGAGCAGCACCAGGAAGCAAGGCATTGTTAATTATGCCGGCAATTTCATCTGCGGATAACGTTTATTTGTCAGCCCGCAATATCGAAAATTTAAAGTTAATTGCAGCCGACCAGCTAAATGTTTACGATTTGCTGCACGCTGACAAGATAGTCATCACAGCATCAGCTTTAGCAAAAATTCAGGAGGTCTATAGTGCCTAA
- the rplV gene encoding 50S ribosomal protein L22: protein MAIDTTEVKAIARYIRISPYKVRRVLDQIRGRSYREALIILEFMPYRACEPILKLLRSAAANAEHNAGLDRTNLVITQAYANQGPVLKRFQPRAQGRAYQIRKPTCHITVAVADATAE, encoded by the coding sequence ATGGCTATTGATACTACTGAAGTTAAAGCGATCGCTCGTTATATCCGCATCTCTCCCTATAAAGTGCGTCGTGTCCTCGACCAAATTAGAGGGCGTTCTTACCGAGAAGCACTAATTATATTGGAATTCATGCCCTATAGAGCCTGTGAACCAATATTGAAGCTTCTCAGAAGTGCAGCCGCTAATGCCGAGCATAATGCTGGTTTAGACCGGACAAATCTGGTAATTACTCAGGCTTATGCCAATCAAGGTCCAGTGCTAAAACGGTTTCAACCCAGAGCGCAAGGGCGAGCTTATCAAATTCGCAAGCCAACGTGTCATATCACTGTGGCTGTAGCTGATGCTACTGCTGAATAA
- the rpsH gene encoding 30S ribosomal protein S8, giving the protein MAANDTVADMLTRIRNANLARHQTTQVPATKMTRSIAKVLQDEGFVAEIAEAEEGIKRNLVISLKYKGKNRQPLITALKRVSKPGLRVYSTRKELPRVLGGIGIAIISTSSGIMTDREARRQSLGGEVLCYVW; this is encoded by the coding sequence ATGGCGGCTAACGATACAGTTGCAGATATGCTGACGCGCATCCGCAATGCCAACCTGGCAAGACATCAAACGACACAAGTGCCAGCCACAAAAATGACTCGTAGTATTGCCAAAGTACTACAAGACGAAGGTTTTGTTGCTGAAATTGCGGAAGCAGAAGAAGGGATTAAGCGGAATCTAGTGATTTCCCTGAAATACAAGGGTAAAAATCGTCAACCCTTAATCACTGCCTTGAAGAGAGTGAGTAAACCAGGTTTGCGCGTTTACTCGACTAGAAAAGAATTACCAAGGGTACTAGGTGGTATCGGCATTGCGATTATTTCTACATCCAGTGGCATCATGACTGACCGTGAAGCACGTCGTCAGAGCTTGGGTGGTGAAGTACTTTGCTATGTTTGGTAG